A window of Fusarium oxysporum Fo47 chromosome II, complete sequence genomic DNA:
GATGCAACTTACATCCCAACCAATGTTGCGAATCATAAACAACCGCACATAAACGCGAGCCAAAACAACAATAGTCGCCAGAGTAATCACCAGAACCGTAGAAGCAAGAATATCGACCGCTCCATTCTCGTCGGGATTAGAAGGGAGCTGAACCTGAGGATCCATGGTGGCCGAGGGAAGGATGTACAAAGACCCAAGAACTTGGGACGATGGAGAAGGGGCaggataataagaaaagaaacacGCACGAGAGAGGGGGCAGCCAGGGGGTCTTCTATCGATCCTTTACGTCGTGTGCACCACGTTTTCGACAGGGTGTTTTACGAGCTAGAACACAAAATTTCCACTGACCAGGAAATCAAGTGGAAGATTATGCATATTACGGCGGCTGCGAGTCCACTAGAAGCCATCTGTCATTGCTTTGACGCGGCTGAACTACCAAGTTTAATCAAAGATTCTTCACATCTTTTTGATCTAAAGACGACCCTTGTATTGCCACTGTGACTCCGACGTTCAGGTGTATCATACGAGTTCCCTAACGGGGAGTCTGACCCTGGCTGGTGGTAATTGGCCTTACCAGGATTGGATTAATACATCTGCAGGTCCTCTGGATAAAGGACTTATGAAACGCTCAGTTCTCGCTCTTGTTCTGCATTCAGGTTATAGCCGAGGCTAATAGAGAAGGTCGAGTAATATCCGTAGCGACCAATGCGGTACAGGTCTTGGCGGCCCACCTGACAAGGTGAGCGAGGTTATCTCGACCTGATTGTACTATATGTGATATGCACCTCGACTATGTGATCTTGCCTATTTAATCATGTACTTGAATGTAACTCCGCGATCGAAAATGGGTGGGTTAACATCTCTCCTCAAAGTGAAACATCTGGGTGACATCGAGTGATTCGCGAGGGAGATCGACATAACGATCAGCAACAATCTTTTACTAGTCATGCTAGTCTAGTCGCCGGAGAAAAGTAGTCAAAACACGAATCTTTGTCCCGTCACTAACGGGAATGTCAATGTTCGTGTCCGAGATGTTATGGATCCCAAATCTCCACTCGTCTTAGCACGGAACTGTTCCGGATCATCAACCCTAGTTTCTCCCGGCGCCAAAGCGTCAATCTAGCGCCTACCTACGCTATTACTCCAGCATCCCATAGTCTCCTGAAATCCAGGGCTCTGGAATGTGACAAGAACGTTGGTTCATGGCTTCAGCTGCAGAATCATGCATTTCGCGAGAGAAGACCTACCGTAAGCACTCTATTCCCCTGAATTAAGAATCGTCCGGTGGCGTAGTTGGTTCACCCCTGCAATTCCAATGCTCATGCAAACCCGCTGAGGAGTCCCTAAATCGGATTAGATCTAAGCTATAACTTATCTGGCCGAACGAACCGAACCCCTCCGCCTCGGCAACAAGGGACGGGCTTTTAGGAGCCCACATAAAAGTTCTCGTCTACCGTTGGTTCTAGGGTTTTAGTCAACGACCCTGCCTTCGTCTCGGGGGTATATTCCCGTTAGAGATGTAAGCGTACTCGCTCCAATTGATAGACCCTAGGTCAAGATCCATGGGCTGGCCCTGAACGATTATGCGTGGTaatccttgaccttgaaatGCAGGAGAAGGGGAAATGTCCAAGGGGATGATACAGTAGTATATAGCTCATCACCTTTCTGCATCCAAGACAGTCTTCACTCACTGGTCCTTCAAGCCAAACACCGGTGCTGCAAAGAAGATCCCTGCCCTTTCTTTCGTCccttctttctcttgtcAAGGTTGCCATAATGCGTGCTGGTTTCATCTCCCTCCTGGCCCTCAACGCCGCTGGTGTTTTGGCTGCCCCCCAAGCCACCACCGTTGACTCCTCTGCACCCGAGGTCACCAACCTCGATGAGCTCGCTGATCTCGCTACTGCTGCATATGAGACTGCCCAGGACCTCGCTGGGGATAAGACCAAGCGTGCCAGTACCTGCAACTGGAGCAACGTCCGTGTTCGACGAGAATGGTAAGCTCCCTGTCTTTCCTACACAGCATTTTCTCTAACATCTGCTACAGGGGCACTCTCTCAAAGACGGAGAAGAAGTCTTACATCGACGCTGTCAAGTGTCTCCAGTCCAAACCTTCCAAGTCTCCTGCGTCTTTCGCCGCTGGTGCCAAGACGCGTTTCGATGACTGGGTTGCTGTTCATCTGAACCAGACTCAGATGATCCACTACACTGGTAACTTCCTCACATGGCACCGATACTTCACTTGGCTCTATGAAGAGGCTCTTCGAAATGAGTGTGGCTACAAGGGAACTCAGCCTGTAAGTACACTCACCATGCTACTAAACTACTCTCATTAACACTCTGGTAGTACTGGGACTGGGCTCTTACTGCCCTCAGCGGCCTCAACAAGTCTCCTGTCTTCGATGGTAGTGACCTGTCCCTCTCTGGTGACGGTGAATTCATCCCTAACGAACCCGATATCATCCTCGGTGCCTCAAGTGGTCTTCCCCCCGTCTACCTTCCCGCTGGCTCTGGCGGCGGCTGTGTCAAGTCTGGTCCTTTCAAGGATATGAAGGTCAATTTGGGCCCTGCTGCCCTTGACCTTCCTGGCGGTGGCGTCGCTGCCAACCCCAACCCTCTGGACTACAATCCTCGTTGCCTGAAGCGCGATCTCAGCGACGCCGTCAACAAGCGCTTCGCTAACGCTACATCTATTCTGAACAATATCCTTAAGCCCAAGACTGTTCTGGACTTccagatgcagatgcagggTGTTCCCGGCACTGGTGACATTGGTATTCATGGAGGTGGTCATTACTCTCTCGGTGGTGACCCTGGTCGAGATGTCTTCACTTCTCCCGGTGATCCTGCTTTCTACCTGCACCACTCTATGATTGACCGTGTCTGGTGGATCTGGCAGATGCTTAACCCCAAGGAGCGTGTTAACGGCAAGAATGCCGTCCAGGGCACAAATACTTTCCTCAACATGCCTCCCAGTGCTGAAACTACACTTGATGATTATGTTAACATTGGCTGGGTTGGACCTGAGCGACAGATCAAGGATCTGATGAGCACGCTTTCTGGACCTTTCTGCTACGTCTACCTGTAAATGAATGCAGAATGGTATCTTGTATATAGCACGTATCCGTCTTCATCCGCTAAGCGTTTTAATTATTAGACAAATAGACTTTAATGCTATCGATTGAGTTCCATCTGtgatcttcttctgggtTACGTCAGGACCCCAGTAGTTCATCCTCGTTTCCCTGAGATCTTCATCCGTATATCCGTAACATCAATACCACCAAAGACGGGGTCTTGGGTCTCATACAGCTAACTTTGGAGAAGCACTTAGTAACAGGGCACAGTGGTATGACCGTGCAACCGCCTCTTGGCACCGGGTAAGCGTTCAAGCGAAGCTCGTTCAAGTTCCAGACCCACGGGTTCACTCCGTTCCCCCTGATAAGCTCGCTTGCCGGGGCATTTTCCCATTTGCAGTTCTGGTTGTAACCCTACACCATTTATCGTCAAGAGAACTGCCAACTGATTCTTGGCACGTGCTGTCATACCCCGGCGTTTCTGGTGCATCATGCCATTTACCATCCTGAAAGAGATCACGGGCTGATGCAACCCTTTCCCCGCGAAAACCTTCAGGGTTGTATTCGCTACCCCTGTGGCTTTCCCCTGCATTCAGCGAATGTTACCAAGCCGCCGTGGCTTTGACACCCTGGCCCTATATATGTCATCTTATACATAGCGAATTGCGGGCTTTTCGGCTTGTTTGCTTGGAGGAATACTTCCTAGTTTCCTTTGTTCTCGGGAAAAGCGGCCGGCTCGGCGTTATGCTTCCTTGGCATACATTTGTACAACTTTGTTAATATTGGGAAACATCGAAGTCTTTGATTTACGTCTATTGAACTCCTAACCCATTTAAGACTTCCCGTAGTCATAAAATCCTCGCCCGCTCTTAACGCCTAGATTACCTTCATCCAAAAACTTCTGTAGATATTCTCGGGGTGCACTTGGGATATTTCCCCTAGCATCGGCATAATGCTGCTCAATATCCAACACAACATCCAAACcaacaacatccatctgCTCAAAAGGCCCTTTGGGTGTTTTCAATACTCCCTTGAAAATATCGTCGATTTCTTCTGGTGTTGCAGCGCCTTCTGAAGCTGCAAGGAGGGCTTCTCTCTTGATAGCCGCCCATATTCTGATGTGATTGAATTAGACACCATAGCAAGCGAGTTTTTCGGAGAGCTTACCTGTTGTAGATGTATCCCATTGATGGTGACTTAACATGAAATGGCGAGAAGCCATGGACTTTGCATTGCTCCATCATCAATGTGATGTATGAAGGGTTGGTTGTTTCATGGCCCATGATTTCGATTTCTAGTCTTTGTTAGCAACATATTTTGCAAGTCGCCTGACGTATGATTCTTACCGGGTGTCTCAGGTGGCCAGTCTACATCCTTTCTGTTAGCACAGGTATTCTGCTAGCTTTTGAACACTTACAAGAATGAGCGCTTAGAAAACGACTCTCGTTTCTTAGATTAAGACCCTTCAATATCTCCGAACAGGAATAACTGCTCGAGTTTGACGCAATGATAGTATCTCGTGGAGCTAGTGAATCGAGCTCTGAGATGACTTTCGTCTTCAGCTCGATTTGCTCAGGTACACACTTTTCAGTCAGCCTTGAGCCATTTTTAATATCTGAGTTGCTTACCTCGACTACCAACCAAGCAGCTTGAAGAGCCTCGCGCAAGCTTTCGGGAGAATGAGTTATGATTCTACCCCAGAAAGCATTTCTGTTGCTTGAACTTTGTCGAAACtcctcaatggcttcgaTGCTGGCTTGAAGTTGGGCTTCTTGGCCGTCGACCAGATGGACATCGTTTCCTCTACTCGACCACTGAGATATGGTTGTTAGCAAGGAATTCATGAAGGATAAGATAATTGTTGAGGCGATACATACCATGAATGCAAGGCGTCTTCCTTGAGTGCCCGCTCCGATCAAAGTGACCGACGTCCTAGGAGTTACTGTAAGAACCATATTGACAACATTAAGAAAATGAAGAGGTTTGAGAGCTTGGATGTATCcgactgaggaggagaggttGAAATAGAAGCAAGGAAATAGACGTTCCAGTAGATCTTGCTCAGCAAACGATCGTCATCATTTCGGATCCGGTCCACGATACCCCAGAAGCTAACTTAGTGAGTGGCGAACATCTCCACTCCATTTCGACCTCACCAGCGTCATCGGATCCGAGACAAAATCAGGGTAATCGAAACCGAAAATTGTCTCTGAGGTCAGTGGCTGAATTCGCTTGAGTTGGGGTAACTTGATTACTTATTCCGCATCGCGGAAACCTACAGCGCCAAGTCCATGGCGTCGGTATGTGCATTCAACCCAACCACCTTCTGCAATCGTACATGGTAAACTGTTGGTATCACTCAAACAAAGGGCTTGCATTTTGAGTCAGCCTATGGGAACGTATGGTATTTAAACTAAAACACTAGGATGTACACTATTTTCATCAGCCGTTGTTGAGAACTTTGCTATCGCTGCCTGCACAGACTTTGAGCTCTGCGGCAAATGCCTCAACGTCCTCTCCAACGTGGACAGTAAACTCTGATAAGTTTCTTCGGTGATTTTTCCAATGCCAAAGTCGCGGTCAATGGCTTTCCTCAGTAACTGTACCCCAGCAACGGCATGGTGCGGATATGGATCAATAGACACGATCGGTACTGTGAATACCGTTTGTCTCCTACTGAAACCATCGCTCTCGATTGAATCGCGAGGTCGCTTTAATGTGAATGTGTTGTGCAAACCGAATGCTAGAGTATTCATCACCGTGTTTTCAGCATCGATGCATATGTCGGTTATATCTGGGAGGAGGTCTTGACGGTCTGTGGCTTCGATAATATCTACCAGCATGAGAATGCTGAGATGGTAGTGAAGCATAAGAGAAACTACAGAGTTAGTCAGCAGAGTTCTTTGTTGCAGGATATTGCCTTGAACTTACACCATCGAAGCTTTGTCTGCTGCCCAAGAAAAGGCATGCGTTtatgacattcatccaaAAGAGGACGATAAATGATCCCAAATTGTTTAACAGAGTCAACTACGGCCAGGTATGCTCTCCGAACCTCTGACTCCTCATGGCCATCTCTCAGAGCTTCTTTGAATATGGCGGTAACTTTCCATCCAAGAAGTTTCCAAGAGGCCCCAGCAGCAATGATTTGATTCGCCCTTTCATCTGTCATGTCTGAGCTACCTTGCTTCCACTGACGGGCGTTCTCGTCGAACATCTTGGCACAAGTTTTGACGAGACGCCATGGGAGTTCAGATTCGAAGCCGAAGAGACCTGAAGATAGAAGGGAGCGGCAATTGAGGGTAAGAGATGCGGAGGTATCAAATGTTAGAGCTGCCCAGTATACAGTACTTTCGGCATTTATGAAGCCTGATGTCTCGATTGACTCTGGTGTTGTGACAATAGCTTGCGACTTGAGAGACGGAGAAACTTTGGATCCGCTGAATTGTAGATTTCTCTGACGTGCACGTAGTGTTTGTATCTGCTGCAAGGCTGCATGAACACAAGCCTGACCGGAAATCCCATCtgtctcctcttcctctgaAATACCCTCAGGTATCGGCGTGAGGGCAAACAGAAGCAGAGACAGCATTGATCGGTAAGACGGTCTGTTGATGACACGTAACATGTCCCTTCGAGCATGCCTCCAGAGAGTCTGGACAAGACTGCAGTGATCCTCGTTGGAATTCGGCTCAGGAGATGTAACAGGGAGCCATCGTGCCGCGAACGCAGAAATGGTGCTCTGTAAAGACTGTTCAATATCTCGACATCGATCGACTAATTGACTGTCGCCAGTATCTACTATGCACCCATCGAGATGGCGACAGAGGTCAGATATGCTGACGTATTTGTCTGCTAGATTGTGACCGAACCTGCTCATGTAAGTACAAGTGGTGGAGACGTTTGGCTAGTACATACAAGAAAGGGCAAGCATATCTTCCCATCCAAGAGCCAAAGACCGCCTCGAAGCCTTCTCTGTACAGAGTATCAAGCCATCTAGAGTCGACATTTTCCATGTGGACACTCTCTTCTGAATTTCTTATCGGACTTGGACACCATGGCAAAGATGCTGACTCAGGCATTGCCGGCACAGTTGAGCTATCTCTGTAGGTATCATGGTCTAAGTCATTTGCAGGACCTGGATCAAAACCCGACTCACGGGATGTATCCGTGACTCGACTGTCGCGTGTTGACGATGTGTCGCTTGTAGGCCGTGTCGTCCCTCGACGCGACCTGCGCTTTGTCCCTCCACTGTTTGTCTTGGCATTTTGAAGCCACTGCAAAAGACTTCATTAGTCGCTGAAAACCATTTGCCTTGATAGTCACATACTTTGAAGGTACACGCATGGTGACGGTTCCGACAGCGTGTACACGAAGAAGTCCCTTCGCTGCTCTGGGCGTCACAAGCCACACGCGATCTACGACACTCATCGCAGCTGGAGAACTGAGTACGACGTGTAACAAGACCCGCTGGCATATCGGGTCCACTATGAGTGAGCGTTGCAGTGGTAGCAATTCGCGATTCAGGAGTGAATTTCGGATCCGGATGATGTTTGTTGGGAATGAAAAGAGCCCACTTTATTTGGAAGAGAGAACAGGGAAGTCTTTCATCAGATGATGCGGGGTAATGCAGATCCCCCAGTTCAGCTTTAGTCTGGGGTTGACATTCAAGGTTAGACCCGCCTTGACGGGTTGATGGTCACATTTTCATCACTTTGGAGATGGTTTCTTTAGAGCTCGATTGGTAAAAGGCGGAGAGGGTGAAATTACGGTTGAAAGCTTAATTTTGGAGAAATTCTTTGTTCGTTGGTCTGGTTTGTGTGTAACGGGCGCCGCCACATTCTCTTAGGTAACGCTGATCGCTTGCGAGAAAAGGGAGCCATGTGTTGACAGGGATCTTCGGAACCGAGGCCATGACACTCTTTGTTTATGACGTACAAGTTTTTGCATTGTAGAAACCCGTCTTTGAGTGAAGGACTGGAAGCTGAAACCACGAGAAGTCGGGGATAGCAATAGAGATATATATCAGATGAAGAGTAATAGGACATCATCTCACCGTTGTAGTAGATTGATCTGAGATCCGTAACTCACAATCGAACCATTCTTAAGAATGACTCGCTCACTCGACACGACCATCGGATCCGGTTCCAAACCATGACCTGTTTCTCAGTTTCTTATTCCAGATAAGCGTTTTCCGCCCTCCACCGTTGGCACTATTCCGTCCCTCCCCCGTCTCCATCTACCGCGTGCGTTCCTCACAAGCCTCTTACGATCTCATCActcaagatcagcaacaTTAGACATTGCGGGGAAATCATGGGGAAGACAAGGGTGACGCGACATACTTAAGTTCGCTGATCGTCCCATCTTTTCTGCCCATTTCTAAAACAGAGACACAGACATTCTGCGCtatcatcatgacttcttATTCTACTCCCCCAaatgagaaggctgaggtcTTTGAGGCCGAGGCTGCTGGTAGAGGGCAGGTTGATCGTATTGATGCTATGGCTACGGCACCTGGCACAACCCTCGAGTCGTTTTCTcatcttgatgagaagaagattcttCGCAAGGTTTGTTCTGTACACCAAAATTTATCATCTTATCACTAATGACTCTCAGATGGACATGCGATTGATCCCCATGCTCGCACTTCTTTACctcctctcttttctcgaCCGTAAGCTCACCACAGCCCTCACTTGATGGCGCCCAACTAAACATGCAACTACAGGAGGAAACATCGGAAACGCAAAGATCGAAGGTCTTCAGGAAGATCTCAAAATGAGCCCGGACCAATACAACTGGTGTCTcaccgtcttcttcttcacatACGCCGCCTTCGAAGTCCCGTCAAATCTCCTCCTTAAGAAACTCCGCCCAAGCGTTTGGCTTCCCACAATCATGATTGCATGGGGCATTGTGATGACACTCATGGGTATTGTTCAAAATTACCATGGTCTTCTCATCGCGCGCATCTTTCTTGGTGTCACCGAGGCCGGTCTCTTTCCTGGTGTTGCTGTACGTCTACATCACTTCTCCAATCTTTGCTGGTAAACTAACGTGTTCTCAGTACTACCTCACAATGTGGTATTGTCGTCACGAAATTCAATTCCGACAGGcactcttcttctctgcagcTTCCATCGCCGGTGCATTCAGCGGTCTTCTTGCCTTTGGTATCGCAAAGATGGACGGTGTCGGCGGCCTCGAAGGATGGCGCtggatcttcatcctcgaggGAATCGTCACCGTTCTTGTTGCCATCTTTGCCTTCTGGGCACTTTACGATTTCCCCGAAACtgcaagcttcttgaccgAAGAGGAGCGCGCTTTCGTCGTGTTCAGACTCAAGTATCAGGGCCAGCAGAAGGCTGCGGGGCAGAGTCAGTCTCGTGTTGCGCAGGCCGACGAGTTCAAGTGGGAGTATGTCTGGGCGGCGTTTAAGGATTGGCAGATTTGGGTCAACATCTTTGTTTACTGGGGTGTAAGTCAAGATATGTGAGCTGCTAGGACGCGAGTAACGCTAACTCTGACAGATTGTTTGCCCACTCTATGGTATCAGTCTTTTCTTGCCCACCATCATTCGAAACCTTGGCTACAGTTCCAGTAAGGCCCAGCTTATGACTGTTCCCATTTACATCACAGCAGCTATCCTAGCTGTGATCGTCGCTTGGACATCAGACCGAGTTGGCAAGAGAAGTCCCTTCATTGTGTCTTTCCTCTGCGTCATGGTTGTTGGCTTTACAATGCAAGTTCCTCATAATATCACATTGCTTCAGCTCATACTAACCTTTCCAGGTGTATCTCTACCCACAACCCCAAGGTCGTCTACGCCGGTGTCTTCATCGCAGCATGCGCCATCTATCCTGCGTTCCCTGGAGTTATCACTTGGCTGGCCAACAATCTGTCGGGAAGTTACAAACGCAGTGTTGGAATGGCCATTCAGATTGGAGTTGGAAATCTCGGCGGTGTAAGTACAATGCGTTTTCGGTAGCAAGGCTCTTCTCATTAACAAACTTAGGCTATGGCGTCAAACTTCTACCGACAAAAGGATGGGCCTCGGTACATTTTAGGTCACGCTCTGGAACTTGGTTTCATTGGCGGAGGTATAATTGCGGCTCTTATCTTGATCTTCAGCTACAGCCGCATCAACAAGAGCCGTGACAGGAGAATGGCAGCTGGTGAACATGAGACGATCTCTGAGGAGGAACTTTCCGCCAAGGGAGATAAGGCTGTAACCTGGCGATATATGCACTAAATGTACCTAGCTTAGCTGTGGATTGAATTACATAACGAGATTGGACTGTATCGTGTCAATTTTTTTCTCAACTAGTCGATGCAGTTTCCTGCAGAGCATAAGGGGCGCCCTGAGGATAGCTACAGTGAAAATAGCACCCATTGCCTTCACGATAAGTAAGAATGGAGACAGAGCCAAGTTAGTCTAGTCTAGTTTAGACTCGTCACTCTCAATGCGCGCCCTTGGTTTAACTATGTAGCCCCACCTAACCCCGCCTCGTTGTCGTTGGCGCCCAAGTTTCTCAACATGATTCATCCTTAGATAGATATTTATAGTGAAGTCAATTCCTATCGACGTCGAGTCAAGCAAATACCTTTTTACCTCTATCTTCAAAATGTCTCTCTATGCTCGACAACTCAACATCAATGACCTAGAGCGGTCACTGGCCGTTGAAACTGCCGCGTTTCCTCCCGCCGAGGCCGCCACTCGCCAAAAGGTTGTGAGATCCATAACAGATCCGAGGTTTATGTCTAACCTCGATCTTAGATTGAGTATCGCTTGACAGTATGTCCTGAGATATGCATTGGCCTCTTTCTTCGGGCTGGGGCCAGCTTGCCGTCTCCCATTCCTCATGACATCCCATTCGTGGAGGAATCGACATCCAGCGACGATGTGCTCCTCGCGCATGTCATCTCTACTAAAACGACCAACAAACCTGTGAGAGATGAAGACATGGACTACCCTCGCAACTGGAAAGAAGACCCCCAAGGTGACTATGCCGTGGGTCACAAGAAGAATGGAAGAACGATTGCTCTCCACGCTCTTGCTGTCGCTCCCGATTACCAGAGGGCCGGGCTAGGCAAGGCCATTATGCGCGTTTATATTGAAAGAACGAAGTCACTCAATTCCGCGGATCGTATATCTATCTTGACGTATGACCGTCTTGTTCCGTATTATCAGAGACTTGGATTTGAGCACTATGGGAAGAGCGAGTCTGCATATGCTGGGGTAGCTTGGCACGATCTTGTGAGTGGCATCAAAAGCAGAAAGACCAATTCTAACTGGGACATAGTCTTACATACTATCTTCGTCTGTGTGAGAGACCCCTACAATGGTGATGTTAGATGTGTAGCGTGATGGACTTCGGAATGAAAAGGCTCGCGTGGCCTAGAAAATCAGGCGGCCTGCTGCAAATCTTGTAAGACTAATATGTAGATGATTGCTAGCTATAAGGTTCAACTTCAGGCTGCTAACACAGACAATGTGGACACAATATTCTGTTTTTCACCATAAGCTTCTACCCAGTCTGGTGAGACGAATTCTACAACAGTCTCTAGCTACATACTTTCCGCCGAGCTATCTTCGGTAAAGAATAAGCGGCTATTAGATGGTTGATTAGGTCGCAACATGTGCCGTAGGTGAATGTATCCTAATGATAGATGTCGACTCGTCGCTTGTTTTTGAAGACAACTTCCATTGACCAGGGTCCAGATCAAACCTATGCACTTGGCGACATCAAAATCTACTTCCAATTTCATCTAGCTTAATTCATGCACAACATGTTGGCAGATGGGCGGTTGGCTTTCAGACGCTTGGCCTGTCTCAATACTTATGGGCTCGCTGCAAATTGACATCTTCTTATCGGCTAGTCATGTGTCAGTGTTGAGATCTGTTACACTGAGTTGGTCATCATACTGCACTGAATTTCGACGGTGGCCAGTCCGACCTCTACCCGAAGGTCAAATTTGATCTGAATTTTGGGCTTTCGAGCCAGATGGAGTCTCGATAGGGCGTCTCTTGTCCCAGTCCGCTCAGGTTCGCCAATATGGGATAGCTTCACTTTGAGGACCGACTGGACACGACAGTTATCTGTATATGTTAGTATCTACCATGCGTCGTCAGGGATCAAAGGCTTACCCTCAAGTGTCAACCGCTCGATGTCGCTCTCGAAGCTGGTGAGAATGCCAAGCTCCCAGATCCGCTTATCGGGTGGCAAATCCGCACTGAAGTACGCTGTTTGTTCATGAACGGCGACTCGGTCAGGAACAAGTCCCCCCTTGAATCGTCACGTCAGCAAAGGCAGCTCGATGACGCCAATCTCAATGGTAGAGTTTTACCTTGATGAGAAACCACTCCACTTCCCCCTCAGGCTTTTCGCCCTTGGGGAAACGCAGGAGTGCTCGTTTGATGAGATCACGAAGGCGAGTCTTCTTAATCGCACCTGTCAATGACTGTGAGGCCACACCAACTGAGACTCGGTTTGAAGCGTCGGGGGAAAAGTTCTGGTTTACGGCCCGCATTGTAGACCAGACTCATGCACACGGAAAGTCGCGGGGCAGCCGGCATGACCACTTTAGTTTTCGCTGTGAAGTTTATCTGCGATTTGCCGATAAACTCTTCAATCTTGCCTAGAACGTAGCGGGAGCTTCCAAGCCCACCAGCGAGGACAATGTAGTCCTGCGTAATCAGAGACAATTCTCATTCACGGACATTTGGATTCTTCTGAGACTTATGAGGTGGTTTTCGGAATTAGTCTCGCTGTCTGTCTCGAATGCTCTCGCAAAACGCCGAATGTGCTGAttgatctcatcaatctGGCTGTCGAACAAAGAACCGAGAGATTCACTAAGCCTGGTGAGAAACATATCCCAACTTGTCTCTGGTACGAGGGAGCTTACCCGGCCAGAACAAAGGAGGGTGGCGGGGGAGGGTCTCTTGAGTCATCTCGAGCGCTCGTCTTGAAAGAGATGTTGAATGTCAAGTCGCGGAACTTATCGGGGTTGAATTCGTGTTTGCAAATGCGGAAGCGGTTGCTGTTTCGTAAGTCCCAGGCGACATCCTCGATGTCTCTTACCAAGAGATCACGCTTGTCCTGAAGATAGTCACCACCATTTCCTCAAAGCCTCGGTCGATGTACGAGGATCCAATTGCACAGGCTAAGAAAGTTAGCTCATGCCTTtaagagagagagagagagagggggAAAGGACATActtgttggtggtgctaATTCCATAGCCTGGGGCGGTTTCTcataagtattat
This region includes:
- a CDS encoding major facilitator superfamily domain-containing protein, which gives rise to MTSYSTPPNEKAEVFEAEAAGRGQVDRIDAMATAPGTTLESFSHLDEKKILRKMDMRLIPMLALLYLLSFLDRGNIGNAKIEGLQEDLKMSPDQYNWCLTVFFFTYAAFEVPSNLLLKKLRPSVWLPTIMIAWGIVMTLMGIVQNYHGLLIARIFLGVTEAGLFPGVAYYLTMWYCRHEIQFRQALFFSAASIAGAFSGLLAFGIAKMDGVGGLEGWRWIFILEGIVTVLVAIFAFWALYDFPETASFLTEEERAFVVFRLKYQGQQKAAGQSQSRVAQADEFKWEYVWAAFKDWQIWVNIFVYWGIVCPLYGISLFLPTIIRNLGYSSSKAQLMTVPIYITAAILAVIVAWTSDRVGKRSPFIVSFLCVMVVGFTMCISTHNPKVVYAGVFIAACAIYPAFPGVITWLANNLSGSYKRSVGMAIQIGVGNLGGAMASNFYRQKDGPRYILGHALELGFIGGGIIAALILIFSYSRINKSRDRRMAAGEHETISEEELSAKGDKAVTWRYMH